A portion of the Saccharomyces paradoxus chromosome XV, complete sequence genome contains these proteins:
- the SNU66 gene encoding U4/U6-U5 snRNP complex subunit SNU66 (Component of the U4/U6.U5 snRNP complex~similar to YOR308C), whose translation MNKKESLSIEETNEIREKLGLKPIPVLQEENAGRKESLSIQETNELRASLGLKLIPPQQNQNVSPPTIHTTAEVDILREKITKLQKANIPLRMLHLLEETGVNDDSSWLENLNAITALDESKASSRLLPRKGATKEDEDIDLHNVEVSYNIETLSAKKDTILTLKESSIFDETDSVDVLENEKAAGESTEREGLRLRQMNKDRRQKKKILNVSSLDIEEEEKEEHSLANTHLIIGAEQGIAKAPKGMIAKLPTGKVKVNFDGANDILDEDGGDYKPLKIKKRRIKDPKSTKARKLKIAHKMDVVKLVDEDESFSWMNEEQPVTIMNPRSSSKNELKAPEDLAIEIEKTRNEEKRRTENILKMRENSNNIIVDEKVTFLDTLDMGLPEGNTTANKLKVDDEGEKNVGDVTGQHFKEASGNNKLTESVNTEPNNEGDIEDAPDFFSGLASALGFLRKKSVLTPGNAGLKAEKGTNDSESLRKGVRNKEPTDTTSYTKDGLHGLKQSEASNSPNNISSNQRKRQSHYDPEIQLVYRDEKGNQLTTKEAYKKLSQKFHGTKSNKKKRAKMQSRIEARKNAFENDNLFEFDNS comes from the coding sequence atgaacaaaaaagaaagccTTTCTATAGAGGAGACAAATGAAATAAGGGAAAAGCTGGGTTTAAAACCTATTCCAGTTCTTCAAGAGGAAAATGCAGGCCGCAAAGAATCTTTGTCAATCCAAGAGACGAACGAATTAAGGGCGTCCCTTGGCCTAAAACTTATTCCACCTCAACAAAATCAGAATGTTTCTCCCCCAACTATACATACTACTGCCGAGGTCGACATACTTAGAGAGAAGATAACAAAGCTTCAAAAGGCTAACATACCTTTACGAATGCTGCACCTACTCGAAGAAACTGGTGTCAATGATGACAGTTCATGGCTGGAAAACCTGAATGCAATTACTGCCCTGGATGAAAGCAAAGCTTCCAGCAGGTTACTGCCACGTAAGGGTgcaacaaaagaagacgaagataTTGATCTGCATAATGTTGAAGTATCCTATAATATCGAGACCCTTAGCGCAAAGAAAGACACGATCCTAActttaaaagaaagcagTATTTTTGATGAGACTGATTCTGTTGACGTATTAGAGAATGAAAAAGCTGCCGGGGAAAGCACTGAAAGAGAGGGACTACGATTACGACAAATGAATAAAGAtagaagacaaaaaaaaaaaattttaaatgtATCTAGCTTAGacattgaagaagaagagaaagaggaACATTCGCTTGCGAATACTCATTTAATTATTGGAGCAGAGCAAGGGATCGCGAAGGCACCAAAGGGCATGATTGCAAAACTACCAACAGGAAAAGTTAAGGTGAACTTCGATGGCGCAAATGATATTTTAGATGAAGACGGTGGAGACTATAAAccattaaaaataaaaaaacgCAGAATCAAGGATCCAAAATCTACTAAAGCTAGGAAGTTAAAAATTGCCCATAAGATGGATGTTGTTAAGTTGgtggatgaagatgaaagttTTTCCTGGATGAACGAAGAACAGCCAGTGACAATAATGAATCCAAGGTCAAGTTCGAAGAACGAATTAAAAGCCCCGGAGGACCTTGCCatagaaattgaaaagacaagaaatGAAGAGAAGCGACGCACTGAAAACATCCTGAAAATGCGTGAGAATTCCAATAATATTATCGTTGACGAAAAGGTAACTTTTTTGGATACTTTGGATATGGGTCTCCCTGAAGGAAATACTACTGCAAATAAATTGAAAGTGGATGATGAAGGAGAGAAAAATGTCGGGGATGTTACTGGCCAACATTTTAAAGAAGCAAGTGGTAACAACAAACTTACTGAATCGGTTAATACTGAACCAAACAATGAAGGGGATATTGAAGATGCGCCAGACTTTTTCTCTGGTCTTGCATCAGCACTAGGGTTTCTTCGGAAGAAGAGTGTTCTTACCCCAGGAAATGCCGGTTTGAAAGCAGAAAAGGGTACTAATGACAGCGAATCACTCCGAAAGGGTGTCCGGAATAAAGAGCCCACCGACACTACTAGTTACACAAAGGATGGGCTACACGGACTGAAACAATCCGAAGCCAGCAATTCTCcaaataatatatcaaGTAACCAGCGAAAAAGGCAAAGTCATTATGATCCTGAAATACAACTTGTTTACAGAGACGAAAAGGGAAATCAACTGACTACTAAAGAGGCGtataaaaaattgtcaCAGAAATTTCATGGCACAAAAagcaacaagaaaaagagagcAAAAATGCAATCTAGAATTGAGGCAAGGAAAAATGCCTTTGAGAATGATAATTTATTCGAGTTTGATAATAGTTAA
- the NOP58 gene encoding RNA-processing protein NOP58 (Protein involved in producing mature rRNAs and snoRNAs~similar to YOR310C), producing the protein MAYVLTETSAGYALLKASDKKIYKSSSLIQDLDSSDKVLKEFKIAAFSKFNSAANALEEANSIIEGKVSSQLEKLLEEIKKDKKSTLIVSETKLANAINKLGLNFNVVSDAVTLDIYRAIKEYLPELLPGMSDNDLSKMSLGLAHSIGRHKLKFSADKVDVMIIQAIALLDDLDKELNTYAMRCKEWYGWHFPELAKIVTDSVAYARIILTMGIRSKASETDLSEILPEEIEERVKTAAEVSMGTEITQTDLDNINALAEQIVEFAAYREQLSNYLSARMKAIAPNLTQLVGELVGARLIAHSGSLISLAKSPASTIQILGAEKALFRALKTKHDTPKYGLLYHASLVGQATGKNKGKIARVLAAKAAVSLRYDALAEDRDDSGDIGLESRAKVENRLSQLEGRDLRTTPKVVREAKKVEMTEARAYNADADTAKAASDSESDSDDEEEEKKEKKEKKRKRDDDEDSKDSKKSKKDKKEKKEKKEKKEKKEKKEKKEKKSKKEKKEKKEKK; encoded by the coding sequence ATGGCTTATGTTTTAACTGAAACTTCAGCTGGTTATGCTCTTTTAAAAGCCTCTGAtaagaaaatttacaaaTCTTCAAGCTTGATTCAAGATTTGGATAGCTCTGACAAAGTCTTGAAGGAATTCAAGATCGCCGCCTTTTCCAAGTTCAACTCTGCAGCTAACGCTTTAGAGGAAGCCAACTCCATTATTGAAGGTAAAGTTTCTTCCCAATTAGAAAAACTtctagaagaaattaaaaaggaCAAGAAGTCAACCTTGATTGTTAGTGAAACTAAATTGGCAAACGCTATCAATAAGTTGGGATTAAATTTCAATGTTGTTTCCGATGCCGTTACCTTAGATATCTATAGAGCTATCAAAGAATACTTACCAGAGTTATTGCCAGGCATGTCTGATAATGATCTAAGTAAGATGTCTTTGGGTTTAGCTCATTCTATCGGTCGTCACAAGTTGAAGTTTTCCGCTGACAAAGTTGATGTTATGATTATTCAAGCAATTGCTTTATTGGACGACTTAGATAAAGAATTAAATACATATGCCATGAGATGTAAAGAATGGTATGGGTGGCACTTTCCTGAACTAGCTAAGATTGTCACTGATTCCGTCGCTTATGCTAGAATTATTTTAACAATGGGCATCAGATCCAAAGCTTCTGAAACTGATTTGAGTGAAATTTTaccagaagaaattgaagaacgTGTCAAGACTGCTGCTGAAGTGTCCATGGGTACAGAAATCACTCAAACCGATTTAGACAACATTAACGCTTTAGCCGAACAAATAGTTGAATTTGCCGCTTACAGAGAACAGTTGTCCAATTACTTATCTGCAAGAATGAAGGCTATTGCCCCAAACTTAACTCAGTTGGTTGGTGAATTAGTCGGTGCTAGACTTATCGCTCATTCTGGTTCTTTAATTTCCCTAGCCAAATCACCAGCTTCTACCATTCAAATATTAGGTGCCGAGAAGGCTTTATTTAGAGCTTTGAAAACCAAGCATGATACACCAAAGTATGGTTTGCTATACCATGCCTCTCTTGTTGGTCAAGCTACTGGTAAGAACAAAGGTAAGATCGCAAGAGTTTTGGCTGCTAAGGCCGCAGTCTCATTGCGTTATGATGCTTTAGCTGAAGATAGAGATGATTCCGGTGACATTGGTCTAGAATCAAGAGCCAAAGTAGAAAATAGACTATCCCAATTAGAGGGTAGAGATTTGAGAACTACTCCAAAGGTTGTTCGTGAGGCTAAGAAAGTGGAAATGACTGAAGCTAGAGCTTACAATGCAGATGCTGATACTGCAAAGGCTGCCTCCGATTCCGAGTCTGATTCTGACgacgaagaggaagaaaagaaagaaaagaaggaaaagaagagaaagagagaCGACGATGAGGATTCCAAGGAttccaaaaaatctaaGAAAGATaagaaggagaaaaaggagaagaaggagaagaaggaaaagaaagagaagaaagagaagaaggaaaagaagtccaagaaagaaaagaaagagaagaaagaaaagaaataa
- the SLY41 gene encoding Sly41p (Protein involved in ER-to-Golgi transport~similar to YOR307C), with amino-acid sequence MIQTQSTAIKRRNSVHKNLFDPSLYQIPEPPRGSFQNQKKEYNKEFGNHLFGQDLTSLKESFIQLFPSNIQGYLPEIDLRVTIICSIWYVTSSISSNLSKTILRTFNHPIALTELQFLVSAILCVGFASIVNLFRLPRLKHTKFSKTLNNFPDGILPEYLDGNFRSSILRKFLVPSKLVLMTTFPMGIFQFIGHITSHKAVSMIPVSLVHSVKALSPIITVGYYKFFERRYYNSMTYYTLLLLIFGVMTTCWSSHGNKRTSDNKSGSSLIGLLFAFISMIIFVTQNIFAKNILTIRRKVGILPSSSTEDVTSKEEQPGLDKTRFSPLQVDKITILFYCSCIGFLLTLLPFLTGELVHGSSVINDLTLKTVYLVVIHGIAHFFQAMLAFQLIGLLSSINYSVANIMKRIVVISVALFWETKVNFLQVFGVILTIAGLYGYDKWGLSKKDGRQA; translated from the coding sequence ATGATTCAAACGCAAAGTACAGCGATTAAACGGCGTAACTCTGTCCACAAAAACCTCTTTGATCCATCACTATATCAAATACCAGAACCACCACGTGGGAGTTtccaaaaccaaaaaaaagaatacaatAAGGAGTTTGGTAATCACCTCTTTGGACAAGATCTTACTAGCCTTAAGGAGAGTTTTATACAACTATTTCCTAGTAATATACAAGGATACTTACCTGAAATTGACCTAAGAGTAACTATAATCTGTTCTATATGGTACGTCACGTCATCTATTTCAAGTAACTTATCCAAAACTATTTTAAGAACTTTCAATCATCCTATAGCTCTCACTGAATTGCAATTTCTTGTTAGCGCTATCCTATGTGTAGGATTTGCTTCCATCGTAAATTTGTTCCGATTACCTCGTTTGAAACATACCAAGTTTTCGAAAACACTGAATAATTTCCCTGATGGAATCCTTCCGGAGTATCTCGATGGCAATTTCCGGAGTTCTATCCTGCGCAAGTTTTTAGTTCCCTCAAAGTTGGTTTTGATGACCACTTTTCCTATGGGAATATTCCAGTTTATTGGTCATATCACGTCGCATAAGGCAGTATCCATGATACCAGTATCACTGGTGCATTCCGTGAAGGCACTATCCCCAATAATAACAGTTGGATActataaattttttgaacgtCGTTATTACAATTCCATGACATATTATACCCTGCTACTTTTGATTTTTGGTGTTATGACTACTTGCTGGTCAAGTCATGGTAATAAGAGGACTTCAGATAACAAAAGTGGTTCTTCATTAATCGGGTTGCTTTTTGCCTTTATTTCCATGATAATATTTGTAACACAGAATATCTTTGCCAAGAATATCCTAACCATTAGGAGGAAGGTAGGAATACTACCGTCTTCTTCTACCGAAGACGTCACGTCGAAAGAAGAACAGCCAGGTCTAGACAAAACAAGATTCTCACCATTGCAAGTGGATAAGATTACCATATTGTTTTACTGCTCGTGCATTGGGTTCTTGTTAACCCTATTACCCTTTTTGACCGGTGAATTAGTGCATGGTAGTAGTGTTATCAACGATTTAACGCTGAAAACAGTATACCTCGTAGTAATCCATGGTATAGCACATTTTTTCCAGGCCATGCTTGCTTTTCAGTTGATAGGATTACTTTCTTCCATTAACTATTCGGTAGCAAACATCATGAAGAGGATTGTCGTTATATCCGTGGCACTCTTCTGGGAAACAAAGGTAAACTTCCTACAAGTGTTCGGTGTTATCTTAACGATTGCTGGGTTGTACGGTTATGATAAATGGGGGCTTTCCAAAAAGGATGGACGTCAGGCATAG
- the DGK1 gene encoding diacylglycerol kinase (Diacylglycerol kinase~similar to YOR311C): MGTDDAIALSNSTLEPRTEAKQRLLSKGHQVPAKETSPAKDETGSSDDDAHVPVTEIHLKSHEWFGDFITKHEIPRKVFHSSIGFITLYLYTQGINYRNVLWPLIYAFIILFILDLIRLNWPFFNMLYCRTVGALMRKKEIHTYNGVLWYILGLIFSFTFFSKDVTLISLFLLSWSDTAAATIGRKYGHLTPKLARNKSLAGSIAAFTVGIITCWVFYGYFVPAYNYVNKPGEIEWTPETSRLSLNMLSLFGGVVAALSEGIDLFNWDDNFTIPVLSSLFMNAVIKTFKK; encoded by the coding sequence ATGGGGACTGACGATGCCATTGCCCTTTCTAATAGCACGCTAGAGCCGCGTACAGAAGCTAAACAAAGACTATTGTCTAAGGGTCATCAAGTGCCGGCAAAAGAAACTAGTCCAGCAAAAGATGAGACTGGTAGTAGCGATGACGATGCACACGTTCCAGTGACAGAAATACATTTGAAATCTCATGAATGGTTTGGCGACTTCATAACGAAACATGAAATTCCCCGTAAGGTGTTCCATTCTTCCATTGGTTTTATTACTCTATACCTGTATACACAGGGTATTAATTATAGAAATGTTTTATGGCCTTTGATATATGCTTTCATCATATTGTTTATTTTGGACCTAATAAGACTAAACTGgccctttttcaatatgcTTTATTGTAGGACTGTGGGTGCGCtaatgagaaaaaaggagATCCATACATACAATGGGGTATTGTGGTACATCCTTGgtttaatcttttcttttacttttttctctaaagATGTTACCTtgatatcattatttttgctGAGTTGGTCCGATACAGCCGCCGCAACCATTGGAAGGAAGTATGGTCATTTGACACCCAAACTGGCAAGAAATAAGTCCCTTGCAGGTTCGATAGCTGCATTTACGGTTGGTATTATCACTTGCTGGGTGTTTTATGGTTATTTTGTTCCCGCCTACAACTACGTCAACAAACCTGGTGAGATTGAATGGACTCCAGAAACAAGCAGATTAAGTTTGAACATGTTATCTTTGTTCGGTGGTGTGGTTGCTGCTTTGAGTGAAGGTATCGATTTGTTCAACTGGGATGATAATTTTACTATTCCTGTCTTGTCATCACTTTTCATGAACGCAGTAATCAAAactttcaagaaataa
- the BIL1 gene encoding Bil1p (similar to YOR304C) — protein sequence MSTERLETSEEPQAPLANMSETNSIKEDSESIVTVFDLASEIEKSLKDVQRQMKENDDEFSRSIQAIEDKLNKLSR from the coding sequence ATGAGCACTGAAAGACTGGAAACTTCAGAGGAACCACAGGCCCCTTTGGCCAATATGTCTGAGACTAACTCGATAAAGGAAGATTCAGAAAGTATTGTCACCGTCTTTGACCTGGCAAGTGAAATAGAGAAATCACTAAAGGATGTTCAGAGACAAATGaaggaaaatgatgatgagtTTTCACGAAGTATACAAGCCATTGAGGACAAGCTTAACAAATTGAGCCGGTGA
- the MCH5 gene encoding riboflavin transporter (Plasma membrane riboflavin transporter~similar to YOR306C) encodes MSSESLTPKDTIVPEEQTNQLRQPNLDEDSISYNLEGDDLESLETIASYASTLVSAEVYTKKEVNKVTDIESQPHWGENTSCTHDSDKEEDSSEEVENFPEGGLKAWVVTFGCFLGLIACFGLLNSTGVIESHLQDNQLAGESVSTIGWLFSLFLFVCFASCIISGTYFDRNGFRTIMIVGTVFHVAGLFATANSTKYWHFILSFAIVCGFGNGIVLSPLVSVPAHYFFKRRGTALAMATIGGSVGGVVFPIMLRSFFSMKSGTDSSYGFVWGIRTLGFLDLALLTLSIILVKERLPHVIESSKEGESRLKYILRVYILQCFDAKAFLDMKYLFCVLGTVFGELSINSALTYYGSYATSHGISANDAYTLIMIINVCGIPGRWVPGYLSDKFGRFNVAIATLLTLFIVMFVGWLPFGTNLTNMYVISALYGFCSGSVFSLLPVCCGQISKTEEFGKRYSTMYFVVAFGTLVGIPITGAIISNKTTADYQHYIIFCGLATFISAVCYIVSRAYCVGFKWVRF; translated from the coding sequence atgagCTCAGAAAGCTTAACGCCTAAAGATACTATAGTTCCGGAAGAACAAACAAACCAACTGCGGCAACCTAATTTAGATGAGGACAGCATTAGTTACAATTTAGAAGGTGATGATCTAGAGTCATTAGAGACTATTGCCTCTTATGCCTCAACCTTGGTGTCGGCAGAAGTGTATACCAAAAAGGAAGTAAATAAGGTCACTGACATTGAAAGCCAGCCACATTGGGGTGAGAATACCTCGTGCACGCACGACAGtgacaaagaagaagattccagcgaagaagttgaaaatttccCGGAAGGCGGACTCAAGGCTTGGGTTGTGACGTTCGGTTGCTTCTTGGGTTTGATTGCATGCTTTGGTCTACTAAATTCAACAGGGGTCATAGAAAGTCACCTACAGGACAACCAATTAGCCGGTGAAAGTGTTTCTACCATTGGCTGGCTGTTTTctctatttctttttgtttgctTTGCCTCATGTATCATTAGTGGTACTTACTTCGATAGAAATGGATTTAGGACGATTATGATTGTAGGTACTGTTTTTCATGTGGCCGGCCTATTTGCCACCGCTAACTCCACCAAATATTGGCATTTTATACTGTCCTTTGCCATAGTCTGTGGGTTTGGTAATGGTATTGTACTGAGTCCCTTAGTAAGTGTTCCCgctcattattttttcaaaaggcGCGGTACTGCTTTGGCAATGGCCACTATTGGTGGTAGCGTAGGTGGCGTCGTTTTTCCAATTATGTTGCGTAGTTTCTTCTCTATGAAGTCAGGCACTGATTCGAGTTATGGCTTTGTTTGGGGTATCAGGACGTTGGGATTTCTAGACCTGGCCTTGCTAACCTTGTCAATCATCTTAGTCAAAGAGAGGCTGCCACACGTTATTGAAAGTTCCAAAGAGGGAGAATCACGTTTGAAATACATACTCAGGGTTTATATCCTACAATGTTTTGATGCAAAGGCCTTCTTAGATATGAAATATCTGTTTTGTGTTCTTGGGACAGTATTTGGTGAATTATCCATTAATTCAGCTCTAACTTATTATGGTTCATACGCTACCAGTCATGGCATTTCTGCAAATGATGCCTACACCTTGATTATGATTATAAATGTCTGCGGCATACCCGGGAGATGGGTTCCCGGCTATTTAAGTGATAAGTTCGGTAGATTTAACGTCGCCATTGCAACTTTACTCACATTGTTTATCGTCATGTTCGTTGGTTGGTTACCATTTGGTACCAACCTGACAAATATGTACGTCATTAGTGCCCTATATGGGTTTTGTTCTGGAAGCGTCTTCTCCTTACTTCCTGTTTGCTGTGGACAGATATCTAAGACGGAAGAGTTCGGCAAACGTTACTCTACAATGTATTTCGTCGTCGCCTTCGGCACTTTAGTTGGCATTCCGATAACGGGCGCCATCATCTCTAACAAAACAACAGCCGATTACCAACACTATATCATTTTCTGTGGTTTGGCAACTTTCATCAGCGCTGTTTGCTACATAGTTTCGAGGGCATACTGTGTTGGCTTCAAGTGGGTCAGATTTTAA
- the RRG7 gene encoding Rrg7p (similar to YOR305W) translates to MIQNYLGRRCFNNHAIHTYVKQNAAVAHSTVFQGNLYEYTVMRELSEKLRMTKIRKTGGAHDGGVDIKGNWPVDDIYWKTSSLIPSSEIANNTKRTNSQNGFVLKPLKYRIIDDTFEPLKVLVQCKAFTKSKLSPREFRELVGTFTSLVSHNQRNKTVCIMCSPHLLTKDTLKLINNISLPLIYLRVEMLKEKTDGDFDLINSGRLVNYYENSYASTLLQDCKIPEWLKLGVYKNSEFGSEK, encoded by the coding sequence ATGATACAAAACTACTTAGGACGAAGATGTTTCAATAACCATGCAATTCATACATATGTCAAACAAAATGCTGCTGTCGCCCATTCGACGGTATTTCAAGGAAATCTTTATGAATATACGGTGATGAGGGAGTTATCTGAAAAACTACGAATGACCAAAATAAGGAAAACCGGAGGCGCCCATGATGGAGGCGTAGATATAAAGGGAAATTGGCCAGTAGATGATATCTACTGGAAAACTTCATCGCTTATACCCAGTTCTGAAATAGCCAATAatacaaaaagaacaaacTCACAAAATGGCTTCGTTTTGAAGCCTCTGAAGTATAGGATAATTGACGATACTTTTGAACCATTGAAAGTATTAGTCCAATGTAAAGCTTTTACCAAATCAAAATTATCTCCCAGAGAATTCCGTGAGCTGGTGGGAACATTCACCTCGTTAGTATCTCATAATCAACGCAACAAAACTGTATGTATTATGTGTTCCCCTCATTTGTTAACAAAGGACACCCTAAAACTTATCAATAACATCTCACTTCCTCTGATATATTTACGTGTCGAAAtgctgaaagaaaagaccGACGGGGACTTTGACTTAATCAATTCAGGGAGACTAGTCAATTATTATGAAAATTCATATGCCTCTACATTGCTACAAGATTGCAAGATTCCCGAATGGCTAAAGTTGGGGGTGTACAAAAATAGTGAGTTTGGTtcagaaaaatga
- the RPL20B gene encoding 60S ribosomal protein eL20: protein MRIFASNEVIAKSRYWYFLQKLHKVKKASGEIVSINQINEAHPTKVKNFGVWVRYDSRSGTHNMYKEIRDVSRVAAVETLYQDMAARHRARFRSIHILKVAEIEKTADVKRQYVKQFLTKDLKFPLPHRVQKSTKTFSYKRPSTFY, encoded by the coding sequence ATGAGAATTTTTGCTTCAAATGAAGTCATCGCCAAGTCTCGTTACTGGTATTTCTTGCAAAAATTGCACAAGGTTAAGAAGGCTTCTGGTGAAATTGTTTCCATCAACCAAATCAACGAAGCTCATCCAACCAAGGTCAAGAACTTCGGTGTCTGGGTTAGATACGATTCTAGATCTGGTACTCACAATATGTACAAGGAAATCAGAGACGTATCCAGAGTTGCAGCCGTCGAAACTTTATACCAAGACATGGCTGCCAGACACAGAGCTAGATTTAGATCTATTCACATCTTGAAGGTtgctgaaattgaaaagactGCTGACGTCAAGAGACAATACGTCAAGCAATTTTTGACCAAGGATTTGAAATTCCCATTACCTCACAGAGTCCAAAAATCTACCAAGACTTTCTCTTACAAGAGACCATCAACCTTCTACTAA
- the SPS4 gene encoding Sps4p (Protein whose expression is induced during sporulation~similar to YOR313C): MPTNLNIVKVTKPQEENKNFIHKNTDEPNEIEQSQTQEEVTENIAEIHIHGANDQAAKRGRLNLNTVDHVEAYPLIQETEEIAKKIAITRIILAQTKPRIDKVIISRPIQTVAPVINFLDKMANSTLNTVERVVPSLKTKTYKRLGEEIALPYTLSKKYGKQFKDTTARNGENYIYQPVHGRLVKFRKYYNEKLIDTKGKPLIRGHLDPVLLPVNNAFEKATVKYFPKGEKVPNDTFSCEFNRGLALDYNFMTRAVSAAGHQVVGIAKLPIAYGYHTNSVYNKNLDKQNDLRIKNVLKGTWDTITDLEHEIWASVTDGSLFRFFGTKSEGDNLPHLVQ; the protein is encoded by the coding sequence ATGCCAACAAATTTAAATATAGTGAAGGTTACAAAACCACAGGAagagaataaaaattttatacaCAAAAACACGGATGAACCCaatgaaattgaacaatCACAGAcacaagaagaagttaCTGAGAATATTGCCGAGATCCATATTCACGGTGCAAATGATCAAGCAGCTAAGAGAGGTAGACTAAATTTAAATACAGTTGATCACGTCGAGGCTTATCCACTAATACAAGAGACAGAAGAGATAGCAAAGAAGATTGCAATAACGAGAATCATTTTAGCACAGACAAAGCCTAGAATCGATAAAGTGATAATCTCACGGCCTATTCAAACTGTAGCGCCAGTAATCAATTTTCTTGACAAGATGGCTAATTCAACTTTGAATACTGTAGAACGTGTTGTTCCTTCTTTAAAAACAAAGACCTATAAAAGATTAGGTGAGGAAATTGCACTTCCATATACTCTGTCGAAAAAGTATGGAAAACAGTTTAAGGATACGACGGCAAGAAACGGAGAGAACTATATTTACCAACCTGTCCATGGAAGGTTGGTGAAATTTAGGAAGTActataatgaaaaattaatagaCACAAAAGGCAAGCCTTTGATTAGAGGGCATCTTGACCCTGTTTTATTACCAGTCAACAACGCATTTGAAAAGGCAACGGtaaaatattttccaaaaggCGAGAAGGTTCCAAATGATACCTTTAGCTGTGAGTTTAATAGAGGGTTAGCCCTGGATTACAATTTTATGACAAGAGCAGTTTCTGCTGCTGGTCACCAAGTCGTTGGTATTGCAAAGCTACCTATTGCCTATGGTTATCATACAAACTCTGTTTATAATAAAAACTTAGACAAACAAAATGATTTGAGGATCAAAAATGTATTGAAAGGTACCTGGGATACCATAACTGATTTAGAACACGAAATTTGGGCCTCTGTTACTGATGGGAGTTTATTTAGATTTTTTGGTACCAAATCGGAGGGAGACAATTTACCACATCTAGTACAATAG